Below is a genomic region from Campylobacter geochelonis.
TCAGTAAAAACTTCAACACCATTATCGCACTAGATCCAAAAACTAGAGAGATAAAAGATGTTTTTGGAATTCCAAAAGAGGTTAAAAACATACGAGCTATGGCTTTAGTAGAGGATAAAATCCTAATCTCAAGCTTTGAAAATGGCAAAAACACCATATATACACTAAGCTTTTAAACTAAATTTGGCGAATTTTTTCGCCAAATTTAACTATTTTTATAAAAATGTCAGTTTATACGCCCTAAATTTAGCCTTAAAAACTACAAATTTATAAATCTTTATCTAAATTTAACTTGCGTAATTTAGCCTTTAGAGTTTAAAAAACTCCTTTTCATGCCTTTTAAAACAAAGTAAAGTGCTACCAAAGCAAGCAGCAAAACCGCTATCATACGCAAATTTTCTATTGGCTCGAAATTTGAAATATATGAAAACGATTCTGGCATTTCAAAAGTTGTTAGTAAATTTGATAAAAAGTGCGTTATCATCGCTGGATAAATCGAGCGCGAAACTAAGCTCATATAGGCAAACACAGCGCCCATAAAAAATGTATAGAAAAACTGCTCGATATTTAGATGAAACAGCGCAAACAAAAAGCCATTTAGCGCCACTATAGCAAGTGTGCTTTTCATAACCTGTTTTTGATAGCTTAAAATCGCCCCACGAAAGAGTATCTCTTCGCAAATCGCTGGCATAAGTGCGATATTTAGCACTCCTATCCAAAATGGCTCTAACTCATCGCTTGATAAAGAAGTGCTAAAAACCATCGCCGTAAGCTCTGATAGATAGTAATTTACTGGCTGAATAAGGATAAAAACTACAAAAGCAAACAAAATCATACTAAATTTAAACTCACACAAATCCAAAAACTGCGCCGGACTTGTTTTGTCTTTTTTAAACTCATAAAATGCAAAGAGTAAAACAGGCAAAGCTATGGTTAAATACTGCTCTAAAAATACAAACGAATCATACTCAAAAAGCCAATCTGGCGTTATTTTATAAATAAAAGTCACTAAAACAAATAAAAAAATTACCTTAAACATCAAAATCCTATCATATAAATTTGGCGTAACTTTAGCCAAAATTTACTAAATGCAAGATTTAGGCGCTAAAAATTTAGATTAAATTTATTATAAGTTTGAGTGTATTTTTTAAGTTCGTTATCAAATTTAGTTCGCAAACTTTGTGGACTTATCACCACCATATCAGGAAAAAACCTACGAAGCAGCATAAGCGCCATGTCATCGCTTGTTATCATATAACTGATTTTACTCCAGCCGTTTTCACACTCACCGATGATTTTTTGTGAGCGAAAAAAGCGTTTTTGTTTGAAGTATTTAACCATGTTTGGTGATACGGCGACAATACATTCATAGGGCAAGTTTTTATATCCATCGAAAAATGTTTCGCTATTTTTAACAAAATTTTCCGTATAGTCATCTATGTAAAAAGAGCTTTTTTTAATAACTATTTTGCTTACAAAACAAAGTCTAAGCACCATATATCCGTTGTTTTCATGGCTTTGTGAAAGCGTGGCTAGCTGCCAATTGCCTTTAGAGTATATGATTTTTAAAATTTTCACATTTTTAAGCAAAACTTCATCATATATTAAATCGCAATACCTCTTAAATTTAATTGCCTTTTGTATCATCCCAAATATCTTTAAATTTGGGCTTTGTTCGTGTGGGCTACCCTTGATTAAAAAGACTTCTGCAAGCTCTTTTCGCAACTTTTCATCAACTTTTTTATGAGTTTTAGGCATAAATTTAGCAAAGCCTGGGTTTATGATATGAAGCATATCTATAAGTTTTTCGCTCTCATTTTGTTTTTCATTTGGCATAACAAAACGTTTAAAAAGCTCACGATTTTTGCAAATATACGAACCTTGCGAGATACAAAAAATCGCCTCATCGCCAAAATACTCACGCAAATCTTGCAAATACCTTCTAATAGTTCTTTGGCTTAAACCGCTTTTTAACGCGTAGTTTTTGACAACAACTTCGCTTCCAGAGGTTAGTTCTTTTAAGAGTTCTAAAATTTCAAAAACTTTTTTATTTCCCATGACTTTGCCTTAAAATTTAGTTATTTTACCACAACCCAAGCACTTTCCACCATATGCCACCAACGACAATCCAAATAGCTAAATTTATCAAAGTTAAGATAAATCCAAACCTCCACCACTCGTTTTGCGTGTTGTAATTTGCCCCAAAAATTATAGGCGCTGGTGCTCCGCCATAGTGAGTTACTGGCATCATTAAATTTGATGCATAAGCAAAGACAAGTGCTACAAACATCACTGGCGCTCCGGCTGCAATCGCTACTGCACCAAAGGTCGCATACATCGCGGTTATATGGGCTGTTAAGCTAGCAAAAAAGTAATGAGTAAAAACATAAATCAAAATCAAAATTCCCATAACAACACTCCAACTAAGCCCACTCATCATCGAGCTAATCCACTGTGCAAACCAAGAAACAAAGCCAAGTTTTGATAAGCCTCCAGCCAAAGTTATAAGTGAACCCATCCAGATAAGTGTATCCCAAGCACCTTTTTCTTTAGTAAAATCTTCCCATTTTAGAACGCCAAAAACAAGCATAACGCAAACTGCTATCATACCAACGGTCGTTGCATTAATCCCTGTTAAGCTTCCGCTAGCCCATAAAACCAAAGCTCCAACAAACACACATATCATAACTATCTCATCAAATTTAAGTGCGCCTAAATTTGCCAACTCTTTTTTAGCTATCTCTTTGCCTTGTGGATATGACTTGATATCTGGTGGATAAATTTTATATAGTATAAAAGGAATAACCAAAAGCGAAAAAATAGCTGGAACTATCGCACCAACTGCCCACAAGCTCCACGAAATCTCAGCGCCAAAGGTTGCAAGTGCAAGAGAAGCGATGAGTGGATTTCCAGCCATAGATGTTAAAAACATACCATTTGTTATGGCATTTCCTTGCCAAAGCGTTTGCATAAAAAACGCTCCAGCCCTTTTTCTACTCTCTCCTGGCTCTGAACCAAGCGCGCTTGATAAAGCCTTTACTATAGGAAAGAGTATTCCACCAGCTCTTGCACCACTACTAGGCATTGCTGGAGATATAATCGCATCGCTTATGACAATGCTATATCCAAGTTTTAGCGTGCTATCGCCTAATAAACTTATGATTTTATAAGCTATGCGTCTTCCAAGCCCTGTTTTTATAAATCCACGAGCTATCATAAACGCACAAACTATCAGCCAAATCGTCGTGCTTGCATATCCATTAAGCGCCTCTACTGGCTTCATTACACCAGTTAAGATAGTCACTGTTACGCCTAAAAATGCAACTGCACCTATAGGAAGTGGCTGTAAAATAAGACCTAAAATAGTCGCCAACACAATAGCAAAAAGTTGCCATGCTTGTGATGATATAGCGCTAGGATGAGGTAAAAACCACACTGCAATACACACTGCTATGACAAAAGTTGATTTTATAAATTTTTTCATCATTTACCTTTCTTTGGCATATAAACTAAATTTCAGTGTTATTCCATATAAAAATTTAACTAAATTTAGCCACATTTTTAGCATTTAAGCTAAAATAGACTTGCTATCTGCTACAACTCTATCAACAAACTCAGCACTTAATCCGATGTATTTTTCTGGCTGCATAATCTCTTCAAGCTGCACTCTTGTAAAGTGCTTTGCCACTTCTTCTTGCTCTAGTAAATCATCGATAACTGGCTTGCCATCGTTAAATGCTTTCATACATACTTTATAAACTATCTCATGAGCACATAAGCGACCAAGTTTTTCACCAAGATGAAGCATAACTGCCTCGCTTAACATAGCACCTTTTAACTTGTCTAAATTCTCTTTCATATGTTTTGGATAGACGATTAGATTACTTAATACATCATTCATGCTTTCAAGTGCGTTTGCTAAGTGGATTGAAGCTTTTGGTATACAGTCCCATTCGACTAATTCACAACCCCAATCACGTTCATTTTCACAACCCATAACTTCAACAGCAAGTGGAGCTTGGGCGCGAACTATGCGAGTTTGAGCTATGATACCTTCGCAAACTTGTGGGTTTCTTTTATGTGGCATAGTTGAGCTTCCAACCTTACCCATAAAAAATGGCTCTTCCACTTCACAAATTTCAGTTCTTTGCAAGCTTAAAATCTCTCTTGCAATCCTGCCTAAAGTCCCTGCAATTAGCGCTAGGACACTTACATACTCAGCAATATGATCTCTGCTTGGATGCCATGAAATCACAGGTTGATTAAGCTCTAAATCTTCCATCATCAAGCGTTGCATTTCAAGTCCTTTGCCCTCTTGTGAAGCAAGTGTGCCAACAGCACCACTTAGTTGTCCTACAAAAAGACGTGGTTTTATCTCTTCTAGTCTATCTAGACTACGGCGAATTTCTTGCGCCCACATAGCAGTTTTAAAGCCAAATGTAATCGGTAAAGCGTGTATAACATGCGTTCTTCCTGCCATGACTGTATTTTTGTATTTTTTTGAAATTTCAATGCACTCTTTGTAACTTTTTCTTAGAAGCTTTGAGATAAGTGCATGTGCTTCGCGGATTTGAAGTATCATTCCATTATCCATAATATCTTGACTTGTTGCACCCCAATGAACAAACTCGCCACTATCATCATTAAAAACTTTTTTGAAAACCTTAAGAAGTGGAACTATTGTGATTGAACTTTTGTAACCCTCACCAATTTCATCTAAATTTAAAAGCTTGGCTTTAGCGAATTTTGTGATTTTATCAGCTCTTTCTTGAGTGATGATGCCTAATTTTGCTTGAGCTCTAGCAAGAGCTGCTTCTGTGTCTAGCCACTTTTGCGTTCTGTTTTCATCGCTAAAAATCCTATTCATCTCTTTATTTGAAAAAAGTACGCCAAAAACTCTACTATCTATGGTGCTTGAAGCCATTTTGTTCTCCTTAAAATAATTTGTGATGAAATTTTAGCTTTGTGTGCGGACGGAATTTGTCCGTTTTAAATTTAAAATAAAAATTAGCTTTATTTTTAAATTAATTAAATTTTTAAAATATTCTTACTAGTTTTCACAAAAAATTCACATTTTGCTACTAAAATTACACAAAAAAAAGGATAATTATGCAAGAAATAACCGATAAACGCCTATATAAAAGGCGAAGAGATTTCCTAAAACTAGGCGCTTTAGCAAGCACAGCTTGTGTGCAAAACCTGCTTGCAAGCCAACCCATTAGCCAGATTTTAAACTCACCCATAAAAAATCCGCAAAACCTTGATATAACTGATAAATCCCACGCTACGACTTATGTGAATTTCTACGAGTTTTCAACAAACAAACCAGAGGCTGTAAAACTAGCCAAAGGTTTTGATGCGACTGGCTGGAAAGTCGAAGTTAGCGGACTTTGCGAAAATCCAAAAACCTATACGATGGAGGATTTTTTTAATTTTGAAATTGAGAAAAGAGTTTATAGAATGCGCTGCGTGGAGGCGTGGAGCATGGTGATTCCTTGGATTGGATTTGGGCTAAATGAGCTAATAAACGCAGCAAAACCAACGCCAAATGCGAAATTTGTTAAATTCACAACCTTGCTTGATAAGTCAAAATTTCCAGATCAAAACGCTACTTTTCCGGTTTTAAAATACCCTTATGTCGAGGGTCTAAGGCTTGATGAGGCGATGCATCCGCTGACTCTTTTAGCAGTTGGGATGTATGATGAGCTTTTAAGTGGGCAAAATGGCGCGCCGATTCGTTTGGTTGTGCCGTGGAAATATGGCTTTAAAAGTATCAAATCCATCACTAAAATCGAGTTTGTAAGCGACATGCCACGCACAACTTGGCAAGAGTATAACCCAAGCGAGTATGGATTTTACGCTAATGTAAATCCAAACGTCTCACACCCACGCTGGTCGCAATCAAGCGAGCGAGTTATCGGTAAGCTTTTCAAGCAAGAAACCGAGCTTTATAACGGATACAGCGAGGTTGCAAGCTTGTATGAAGGTATGGATTTGAAAAAGTGGTTTTAGTTTTTTAGGCGATTTGTCAAAGCGGGATTTAAATTTGCGTTTCTTATGGATAAATTCAGACAAATTTCTGCTTGTATTTTGCAAATATAGCTTAAATTTAATCTAAGCTATATTTGCTAGCTAAATAAGATGAATTTAAGCTAAAATTTGACCTTATTGTCTGTTTTAAAAATAATATAAATTTATTTTAGTTAATATATTTGTTTTGATTATTTTATAAATATTTCAAATTTAGATTAGCGTTTTTATTTATTTTACAAATAAATTTAAGCCTAGCTTTTAGTTGTTTTTGTTTGGTTTGCAAGTTTAAGTTAGCTTATAAATTTAAAGCTAAAATCCTTGTTTGATTGTTATGCCAAAGCAAATTTAAATTGATATTTTTTGCTTAAAAATAAATTTAAACTAGAGTATTTGTTTGGCTGCTAAATTAAAACAAATTTGAATCGATGGTTTTATCTTAGCTTAAATTAAAACAAATTCGAGCTTGCATTTTGCTGATATACTAAACCAGAATTTGGCTTATATAGGGCTTTTGCTTGATGGAAAATGTAAATTTAAACTAATTTTTTGTTTGTTTGGCTTAAAAAGATAAATTTAGCTCATTGTTTTGATTTTGTAAAAGAGGACAAGTTGGTTTTTGTGGTTTTTGGCGCATAAATTTTCTTTGATTGATAAGTTAAGAAGAATTTAAGATAAGCATTTGTTTACGTTGATAAATTTAAATAAATTTTGGCTATATTTTTTGATAGATAGGTTTTAAATAAATTTTAGCTAATGCGTTTAGTGCGTTAAATAGCTTGAAGCTAAAATTTCTTTTTTAAATGCGATACAAAGTTTTACTTAAGTTTTATTTAAGCTTGTATTTAAGCTGGAAAACTAGGCTTTTAACAAGCTGTTTAATTAGAGTGATTTTAACCAAATTTTAGCTTTATAAAAGTAATTTTGCGACTAAATGTAGGGATAAATTTTTAGCTTTGATGAGTTATTTTTACAATTTTATTTTGTTATAAAATTTTGGCTTTGATAAATTTGATTATATAAATTTATCTTATCAAATATGTCTGTTTGTGCTGGTAGTACGATATAAAATTATTATATAAATAAGCTTAATTATGTTTTATACTAATTATAAAAGATAAGAAGCTAAGCCAAATTTTTATCGATACACTAGAGCTAGTTTAGCTAAATTTATAACAAAACAAGCCAAATCAGCCAAACGAACACTAAATTTTAAAATAAAAAGGAATTAAATGAAAATAGTAAAATTTATAATCTACGCAGTAATTTTTTTAGCCCCACTTGGCTATATTTTAGCTAAATTTAGCACTCAAGCAGACCCACTTAGCTTTATTTACAGCGTTAGTGGATACAGCGTGCTTTGCTCGCTTGGATTGATTGTGATTTTAAATTTTATAAATGTTAGAAAATACTCGAAACTGCTTGGCTTTTTTGGCTTTTTTTATGCATTTTTGCACTTTTTAACCTTTGTTATCTTAGACAAGGGGCTAAATTTAGCCAAAGTTTATAGCGATATTTTATCTCAAAATTTCGCACTAAGTGGCTTTATAGGATTGGTCTTAATGGCGATTTTAGCGGTATCTTCCTTAAAATTTAGCTGGTTTAGAAAGGTAGGTTTGCTTTTTTATCCACTTTTAATCTGCGCCGCACTTCACTACTTTTTATATCCTAAAATTCCACAACTTTGGCACTATAGCGTTTTGATTTTTGCGTGTTTGGTTGCGGTTATAAAAGTACTAAATTTGATACAAAAATATAAAAATAATTTAAAGGAAGCTTAGTAAAAATTATAAAATGTTGGCAAAATAAATGCTTATCGCTATTTTTCGGTTTTTCAACTTTTATTTGATTTGAAGCAGCAGTTATTATGTATTTTCTAAGTCGATACGCAACATTTTAAATTTATCAAACAAAACCTAGTTTTAAGACCAACTAAAATGCAAATTTTTCCACATTTGCATTTTTATCATTAATTAAAGATATTTTTAACCCATCTTTAATTAACTGTTTGGGCATGGTTTCAAACTTCTTTTCTGCTTTGTTTTAAATTTTATGCCAAATTTATAGTTATTAACTATATTTTATCCGCGCAGTCTTTTTGAACGAAATTTCTACATGCTATTTTAGCATACGCACAATCCGTTTTTATTCTTTTTTTGTTTTCTTTGCAACTCTATTTGCTATTTTTAAGATATCATATATATTTGTCTAAAACCTCAAACTAGCCATTTGCATGGTTTTATAGTCTTATGATATGTTATGTAAGTTTTTTCTGTATATTTAAGAAGCTCTTTATGGTTCTTGTCAACTTAGCTATAAACCCACCTCTAATTTTTTAATTTTATCTTCTTTGGCTTTTTATATGTCATATTAAATCCAAATATGAAAATTCGCTCAACCAGCGATAAGATACTTTCTGTGTCACTTGATTTACACACATTGCTTGATAATTTTTCTGTCGCTTCGCAACGTTGCTAGAATATAGCTATAAAAGCTATGGATTTTTTCTAAGTATTTTTGATGACTTGTGTAAATTTGTATGCAAATTTAATCATTAGTTATTTAAAATACCTATTTTTCTCTTTTAGTTTTGTGCTTTCAAATTTTAACAGCTTTTATGTTCTTAATTTGTAAATTTTAGCGAGTGGATGCCCTACAAGGATTCGAACCTTGGTTAGCTGATCCAGAGTCAGCAGTTCTACCACTAAACTACAGGGCATCAAGTATCAAAAAGATAAAACTCTTTAGCCTAAACTAAAGAGCGAATTCTATCAAATAAATTTTTAAAAAAGTTTTAAATTTAGAAATTTTTTACTCTTTCAAGCTTTTCTATCATCTCTTTAACATCTAAAAATCCAACACTTTGCTCATCTTTTATCTCTTTTGAATCTTTAAAAAATATCAACGCCGGAGGTCCAAAGACATTAAACCGTTTCATAAGTGCCTTATCGTCTTCGCTGTTTTTTGTTACATCGATTTTAACTAGCTCAAACTCACTCAAAGCAGCCTCTACTTCTTTGTTTTCAAGCGTTACATCAAGCTCTTTACACACTACGCACCAAGTCGCCCAAAAGTCTATCATGACTGGTTTTTTCGCTGTTTTTATAAACTCATCAAGCTCGTTTAGGTTTTTTATGTATCTAAATTTTGGCTTAGATGATACTAAATTTGAGTTTGAAATAGTTGAATTTAAGCCAAAATTTCCAATCGGTTTTAAAGGATTTGTAGCTCCTAGACTAAAGCCAACGATAAGCAAAAGCGAGTAAGTTAAAACA
It encodes:
- the purB gene encoding adenylosuccinate lyase, with the translated sequence MASSTIDSRVFGVLFSNKEMNRIFSDENRTQKWLDTEAALARAQAKLGIITQERADKITKFAKAKLLNLDEIGEGYKSSITIVPLLKVFKKVFNDDSGEFVHWGATSQDIMDNGMILQIREAHALISKLLRKSYKECIEISKKYKNTVMAGRTHVIHALPITFGFKTAMWAQEIRRSLDRLEEIKPRLFVGQLSGAVGTLASQEGKGLEMQRLMMEDLELNQPVISWHPSRDHIAEYVSVLALIAGTLGRIAREILSLQRTEICEVEEPFFMGKVGSSTMPHKRNPQVCEGIIAQTRIVRAQAPLAVEVMGCENERDWGCELVEWDCIPKASIHLANALESMNDVLSNLIVYPKHMKENLDKLKGAMLSEAVMLHLGEKLGRLCAHEIVYKVCMKAFNDGKPVIDDLLEQEEVAKHFTRVQLEEIMQPEKYIGLSAEFVDRVVADSKSILA
- a CDS encoding WYL domain-containing protein, producing MGNKKVFEILELLKELTSGSEVVVKNYALKSGLSQRTIRRYLQDLREYFGDEAIFCISQGSYICKNRELFKRFVMPNEKQNESEKLIDMLHIINPGFAKFMPKTHKKVDEKLRKELAEVFLIKGSPHEQSPNLKIFGMIQKAIKFKRYCDLIYDEVLLKNVKILKIIYSKGNWQLATLSQSHENNGYMVLRLCFVSKIVIKKSSFYIDDYTENFVKNSETFFDGYKNLPYECIVAVSPNMVKYFKQKRFFRSQKIIGECENGWSKISYMITSDDMALMLLRRFFPDMVVISPQSLRTKFDNELKKYTQTYNKFNLNF
- a CDS encoding type II CAAX endopeptidase family protein, giving the protein MFKVIFLFVLVTFIYKITPDWLFEYDSFVFLEQYLTIALPVLLFAFYEFKKDKTSPAQFLDLCEFKFSMILFAFVVFILIQPVNYYLSELTAMVFSTSLSSDELEPFWIGVLNIALMPAICEEILFRGAILSYQKQVMKSTLAIVALNGFLFALFHLNIEQFFYTFFMGAVFAYMSLVSRSIYPAMITHFLSNLLTTFEMPESFSYISNFEPIENLRMIAVLLLALVALYFVLKGMKRSFLNSKG
- a CDS encoding anion permease, coding for MKKFIKSTFVIAVCIAVWFLPHPSAISSQAWQLFAIVLATILGLILQPLPIGAVAFLGVTVTILTGVMKPVEALNGYASTTIWLIVCAFMIARGFIKTGLGRRIAYKIISLLGDSTLKLGYSIVISDAIISPAMPSSGARAGGILFPIVKALSSALGSEPGESRKRAGAFFMQTLWQGNAITNGMFLTSMAGNPLIASLALATFGAEISWSLWAVGAIVPAIFSLLVIPFILYKIYPPDIKSYPQGKEIAKKELANLGALKFDEIVMICVFVGALVLWASGSLTGINATTVGMIAVCVMLVFGVLKWEDFTKEKGAWDTLIWMGSLITLAGGLSKLGFVSWFAQWISSMMSGLSWSVVMGILILIYVFTHYFFASLTAHITAMYATFGAVAIAAGAPVMFVALVFAYASNLMMPVTHYGGAPAPIIFGANYNTQNEWWRFGFILTLINLAIWIVVGGIWWKVLGLW
- the msrP gene encoding protein-methionine-sulfoxide reductase catalytic subunit MsrP; translation: MMQEITDKRLYKRRRDFLKLGALASTACVQNLLASQPISQILNSPIKNPQNLDITDKSHATTYVNFYEFSTNKPEAVKLAKGFDATGWKVEVSGLCENPKTYTMEDFFNFEIEKRVYRMRCVEAWSMVIPWIGFGLNELINAAKPTPNAKFVKFTTLLDKSKFPDQNATFPVLKYPYVEGLRLDEAMHPLTLLAVGMYDELLSGQNGAPIRLVVPWKYGFKSIKSITKIEFVSDMPRTTWQEYNPSEYGFYANVNPNVSHPRWSQSSERVIGKLFKQETELYNGYSEVASLYEGMDLKKWF
- a CDS encoding ferric reductase-like transmembrane domain-containing protein, which produces MKIVKFIIYAVIFLAPLGYILAKFSTQADPLSFIYSVSGYSVLCSLGLIVILNFINVRKYSKLLGFFGFFYAFLHFLTFVILDKGLNLAKVYSDILSQNFALSGFIGLVLMAILAVSSLKFSWFRKVGLLFYPLLICAALHYFLYPKIPQLWHYSVLIFACLVAVIKVLNLIQKYKNNLKEA